Proteins encoded within one genomic window of Melospiza georgiana isolate bMelGeo1 chromosome 24, bMelGeo1.pri, whole genome shotgun sequence:
- the TRIT1 gene encoding tRNA dimethylallyltransferase isoform X2 produces the protein MAAAAALCLGRAPRPPRPLVVILGATGTGKSALALQLGLRLGGEIVSADSMQVYKGLDIITNKVSPQEQRLCRHHMISFVDPLVSNYTVVDFRDKAVPLISYIFARDKIPIVVGGTNYYIESLLWKVLINTKEKPSSAPRLDSDRKVELEQLDSAELHRRLSQVDPEMAAKLHPHDKRKVARSLQVFEETGIPHSEILHQQQEEEGGGPLGGPLKYPHSCILWLHADQAALDARLEKRVDDMLAAGLLEELRDFHRRYNQQKVAENRQDYQHGIFQSIGFKEFHEFLVSEGSCSPETSALLLEKGIQALKQVTKRYARRQNKWVRNRFLKRPGPNVPPVYGLEVSDVQRWEEDVLKPALEIVESFIQGREPPAEPLRMEQDEENKRSHRVCELCARLIIGDREWAAHTRSKSHLHHLKKRRKLQASGGTVGDSGDTETSDEDGSLPVP, from the exons atggcggcggcggccgcgctgtGCCTgggccgggccccgcggccgccgcggcCGCTCGTGGTGATCCTGGGCGCCACCGGCACCGGGAAATCGGCGCTGGCGCTGCAGCTCGGGCTGCGCCTCGGCGGGGAGATCGTCAGCGCCGACTCCATGCAG gtgTACAAGGGCTTGGACATCATCACCAACAAGGTTTCCCCTCAGGAGCAGCGTCTCTGCAGACACCACATGATCAGCTTTGTGGATCCCCTTGTCTCCAACTACACCGTGGTGGATTTCAGGGACAAAGCCGTGCCTCTGATATCCT ATATCTTTGCCCGGGACAAGATCCCCATAGTTGTGGGAGGAACCAACTACTACATCGAGTCCCTGCTCTGGAAGGTCCTTATCAACACCAAG GAgaagcccagcagtgcccccagGCTGGACAGTGACAGGAaagtggagctggagcagctggacagTGCTGAGCTCCATCGGCGCCTCAGCCAGGTGGACCCGGAGATGGCGGCCAAGCTGCACCCCCACGACAAGCGCAAGGTGGCCAG GAGCCTGCAAGTGTTTGAAGAGACAGGGATCCCCCACAGCGAaatcctgcaccagcagcaggaggaggaaggtggggGGCCCTTAGGTGGGCCCCTGAAATACCCACATTCCTGCATCCTGTGGCTCCACGCAGACCAGGCAG cgCTGGATGCACGGCTGGAGAAGAGGGTGGATGAcatgctggctgcagggctgctggaggagctgcgcGACTTCCACCGCCGCTACAACCAGCAGAAGGTGGCAGAGAACCG GCAGGATTACCAGCACGGCATCTTCCAGTCCATTGGCTTCAAGGAATTCCACGAGTTCCTCGTCAGTGAAGGGAGTTGCTCACCTGAGAccagtgccctgctgctggagaaag GGATCCAGGCCCTGAAGCAGGTGACCAAGAGATACGCCCGGAGGCAGAACAAATGGGTCCGGAACCGCTTCCTGAAAC GTCCTGGGCCCAACGTGCCCCCAGTTTATGGCCTGGAGGTGTCTGATGTGCAGCGCTGGGAGGAGGATGTGCTGAAACCTGCCCTGGAGATCGTGGAGAGCTTCATCCAG GGCCGTGAGCCCCCGGCAGAGCCCCTGAGGATGGAGCAGGACGAGGAGAACAAGCGGAGCCATCGCGTGTGcgagctctgtgccaggctcatCATCGGCGACAGGGAGTGGGCAG CTCACACGCGTTCCAAATCCCACCTGCACCAcctgaagaagaggaggaagctgCAGGCATCCGGAGGGACCgtgggggacagtggggacacagaGACCTCGGACGAGGATGGCAGCCTGCCTGTGCCTTAG
- the TRIT1 gene encoding tRNA dimethylallyltransferase isoform X1, with the protein MAAAAALCLGRAPRPPRPLVVILGATGTGKSALALQLGLRLGGEIVSADSMQVYKGLDIITNKVSPQEQRLCRHHMISFVDPLVSNYTVVDFRDKAVPLIEDIFARDKIPIVVGGTNYYIESLLWKVLINTKEKPSSAPRLDSDRKVELEQLDSAELHRRLSQVDPEMAAKLHPHDKRKVARSLQVFEETGIPHSEILHQQQEEEGGGPLGGPLKYPHSCILWLHADQAALDARLEKRVDDMLAAGLLEELRDFHRRYNQQKVAENRQDYQHGIFQSIGFKEFHEFLVSEGSCSPETSALLLEKGIQALKQVTKRYARRQNKWVRNRFLKRPGPNVPPVYGLEVSDVQRWEEDVLKPALEIVESFIQGREPPAEPLRMEQDEENKRSHRVCELCARLIIGDREWAAHTRSKSHLHHLKKRRKLQASGGTVGDSGDTETSDEDGSLPVP; encoded by the exons atggcggcggcggccgcgctgtGCCTgggccgggccccgcggccgccgcggcCGCTCGTGGTGATCCTGGGCGCCACCGGCACCGGGAAATCGGCGCTGGCGCTGCAGCTCGGGCTGCGCCTCGGCGGGGAGATCGTCAGCGCCGACTCCATGCAG gtgTACAAGGGCTTGGACATCATCACCAACAAGGTTTCCCCTCAGGAGCAGCGTCTCTGCAGACACCACATGATCAGCTTTGTGGATCCCCTTGTCTCCAACTACACCGTGGTGGATTTCAGGGACAAAGCCGTGCCTCTGAT TGAAGATATCTTTGCCCGGGACAAGATCCCCATAGTTGTGGGAGGAACCAACTACTACATCGAGTCCCTGCTCTGGAAGGTCCTTATCAACACCAAG GAgaagcccagcagtgcccccagGCTGGACAGTGACAGGAaagtggagctggagcagctggacagTGCTGAGCTCCATCGGCGCCTCAGCCAGGTGGACCCGGAGATGGCGGCCAAGCTGCACCCCCACGACAAGCGCAAGGTGGCCAG GAGCCTGCAAGTGTTTGAAGAGACAGGGATCCCCCACAGCGAaatcctgcaccagcagcaggaggaggaaggtggggGGCCCTTAGGTGGGCCCCTGAAATACCCACATTCCTGCATCCTGTGGCTCCACGCAGACCAGGCAG cgCTGGATGCACGGCTGGAGAAGAGGGTGGATGAcatgctggctgcagggctgctggaggagctgcgcGACTTCCACCGCCGCTACAACCAGCAGAAGGTGGCAGAGAACCG GCAGGATTACCAGCACGGCATCTTCCAGTCCATTGGCTTCAAGGAATTCCACGAGTTCCTCGTCAGTGAAGGGAGTTGCTCACCTGAGAccagtgccctgctgctggagaaag GGATCCAGGCCCTGAAGCAGGTGACCAAGAGATACGCCCGGAGGCAGAACAAATGGGTCCGGAACCGCTTCCTGAAAC GTCCTGGGCCCAACGTGCCCCCAGTTTATGGCCTGGAGGTGTCTGATGTGCAGCGCTGGGAGGAGGATGTGCTGAAACCTGCCCTGGAGATCGTGGAGAGCTTCATCCAG GGCCGTGAGCCCCCGGCAGAGCCCCTGAGGATGGAGCAGGACGAGGAGAACAAGCGGAGCCATCGCGTGTGcgagctctgtgccaggctcatCATCGGCGACAGGGAGTGGGCAG CTCACACGCGTTCCAAATCCCACCTGCACCAcctgaagaagaggaggaagctgCAGGCATCCGGAGGGACCgtgggggacagtggggacacagaGACCTCGGACGAGGATGGCAGCCTGCCTGTGCCTTAG